The following are from one region of the Oscillatoria salina IIICB1 genome:
- a CDS encoding TonB family protein: MSLSSFCIEQRKREQEQLKKFLALTFVGSVLFHVALALILTWLPKQPAYAEDPIEFILVEEPPEEEEIREPEEKPEVPEPTPTPPEPEKPKIEQPKQPKPETKVPEPIPTPVEPEKPKIAQPKEPTPQPETTATTATTPTTQPTELEEESQTAAQTSREASSQPLESNSNERPLRDRLSGSDAPSSNDNFAPVDPNQVASNNNPPSQTGSTSSPLSSSSDRTFRDNLDNSSQTATNSENDFGSTNPGAVASNNNAPNQPGSISSPLSGGGSDRTFRDNLDNSSQTATNSENNFGSTNPGAVASNNNPPNQPGSISSPLSGSGSDRTFRDNFGSGSASGVPGGSQGEFGSDSPGSIASNNNAPGRPGSISSPLDSNSGGGFSGDLSGGNAPSNPGGSQGSFDSSNPGSVAANRGAPARAPSGSGQGGSCAQPEPVYPSSLQGRNIKDEVKVAFVVDQNGNVSSPQLVEPSKYNELNQAALDAVGRMSCQPTTGRNRRVEVTIRFD; this comes from the coding sequence ATGAGTCTGTCTAGCTTTTGTATTGAGCAGCGAAAAAGGGAACAAGAGCAGTTAAAGAAATTCCTTGCCCTGACTTTTGTGGGTTCTGTATTATTTCATGTGGCTCTGGCTTTAATCTTAACCTGGTTGCCCAAACAACCAGCTTATGCCGAAGATCCGATAGAATTTATTCTCGTCGAGGAACCACCAGAGGAAGAAGAAATTCGCGAACCTGAAGAAAAACCAGAGGTTCCCGAACCGACACCGACTCCACCGGAACCGGAAAAACCCAAAATAGAACAACCAAAGCAACCGAAACCAGAAACGAAGGTTCCCGAACCAATTCCAACTCCTGTGGAACCGGAAAAACCCAAAATTGCACAGCCAAAAGAACCTACTCCCCAACCGGAAACGACGGCGACTACTGCGACCACTCCCACAACACAACCGACTGAGTTAGAGGAGGAATCACAAACTGCTGCTCAAACGTCGAGGGAAGCTAGTTCTCAACCCCTAGAATCTAATTCTAACGAGCGACCGTTGCGCGATCGCCTAAGCGGTAGTGACGCACCCTCATCAAATGATAATTTCGCTCCAGTAGACCCTAATCAAGTAGCGAGTAATAACAATCCACCCAGTCAAACGGGAAGCACGTCGAGTCCCTTGTCGAGTTCGAGCGATCGCACTTTTCGCGATAATTTAGACAATAGTTCCCAGACTGCGACTAACAGCGAGAATGATTTTGGTTCCACTAATCCTGGTGCGGTAGCGAGTAATAACAATGCACCCAATCAACCGGGAAGCATTTCCAGTCCCTTATCTGGAGGTGGAAGCGATCGCACTTTTCGCGATAATTTAGACAATAGTTCCCAGACTGCGACTAACAGCGAGAATAATTTTGGTTCCACTAATCCTGGTGCGGTAGCGAGTAATAACAATCCACCCAATCAACCGGGAAGCATTTCCAGTCCCTTATCTGGAAGTGGAAGCGATCGCACTTTTCGCGATAATTTCGGTAGTGGTTCCGCTTCAGGTGTTCCTGGTGGTAGCCAAGGCGAATTCGGTAGCGATTCTCCGGGTAGCATTGCCAGCAATAATAACGCACCAGGTAGACCGGGAAGCATTTCCAGTCCCCTTGACTCCAACTCTGGTGGTGGTTTTTCCGGCGATTTGAGTGGGGGAAATGCACCCAGCAATCCCGGTGGAAGCCAAGGAAGCTTTGACTCCAGCAACCCAGGCTCAGTTGCCGCCAACCGAGGAGCGCCCGCACGCGCTCCATCGGGTTCAGGACAAGGCGGAAGTTGTGCCCAACCAGAACCAGTGTATCCGTCATCTCTTCAGGGTCGCAACATTAAAGATGAAGTCAAAGTTGCTTTTGTGGTTGACCAAAACGGGAATGTAAGTAGCCCACAACTGGTAGAACCAAGCAAATATAACGAACTCAACCAAGCAGCATTAGATGCTGTAGGAAGAATGAGTTGTCAACCGACCACAGGCAGAAACCGTCGAGTGGAAGTGACAATTAGGTTTGATTAG